The Campylobacter concisus sequence TTAGCCACTCGCTCGTTAGTGGTTTTTGCCTTGAGATGAAGCTCTCCCACGATGAAAAGCTAAGCTCAAGCACCTTTTGCTTCATCTTTGCAGCGTTTATAAATGTGGTTATTGGTTTGCCAAAGGCGACGATGATGTCGCGTCTGCCGTTTTTAGAAGTGAGGTCTTTGTAAAATTTACTAGCTCTTGAAAAGCTCGAGCCCCAAAGGCCGCGAAGATAAAATGGCACGATGCAAATTTCTTCTAGATCTCTGATGATAAGCTCAAAGCCCTTTTGAAACTCATTTATCTGGCCGTTGTAGCTGATGTGACCCTCTGGGAAAAGTGCGACCACTTCGCCATTTTTTAGGCACTCTCTAACTAGCTCGATCGACTCTTTGCTTGCCCCTGCACCTATTGGGATCACCTTAAAAAATTTAAAAATTTGCTTTAGATACCATTTGTTATAGATCGTTCTATACATGACAAATCTTATACCCCTCGGGCTTGCAGCTTGAAGCACGAGCCAGTCGATCCAGCTGATGTGATTGCCAAGAAGTAGTGCGCCGCCACTTTGTGGTAAATTTTGAAGGCCTTCTACAAAAAAGCGGTACTTTGTCTTTAAAAATGGTAGTAAAAGTAGCCTTGTAAAAAGGTGCGGAAGCTGCAAAATGGCGTAGAAGCTGCCAATTAAGCAAACAAGCGCTGTAAAGACAAAGAGCCCGGTGGTTGAAATTTTAAAATATACTAAGCCTATGCCAATAGCTAGAAATAGCAGCATTGAGACGTTTTGTAAGAAGTTATTTGCCGCCATTATCTTGCCGGTGGTCTTTTGCGGGGCAAAGTACTGGATCATCGCATTTAGCGGCACTATAAAAATTCCACCAAAAAAGCCAAATGCAAATGAGCTAAGGCTCACTACGCCGATATTTGAGCCAAATGCGAAAAATAAAAGCGAAAAAAATATACCAATAGCACCCATCGGCACGATACCAAGCTCGATGTGAAGCTTTGACATAGAGCCAGCCACGTATGAGCCAAATGCGATGCCTATGGCGCTTGCTGCTAGAATTGCTTGCACCGCTAGCGAGCTGTCGTCGTTAAAAACGGCTTTGTAATGAGCTGGGAAAGCTGCGATGATGATCTGAGAAATTCCCCAAAATATACTAAGCCCAGCGATACTTAGCCAGATATTTTTATCTGACCTTACTTCTTTTAAATTTTCTCTTAAATAGCTAAGGCTAATGTATCTTTTAAGGTCAAATGTGTCGTTTTCTTCGTTTGTTTCGCTGATGTATGGTAGCTTGTAGGCGAAAAATGCCTCAAGCGCGCTAAAGACCACTAAAAAGATACCGATAGGATAGACGCTTTTTAAAATTTCTTCTGAGTTTTCGCCTTGGATGTATAAATTTTCAAATATAAATGAAAATAAAAATGAGCTTGATAAGATGGCAACGATGGTTAGTGCTTGGATGATACCGTTTGCGGTACCAAGGCGCTCAGGGCCGACGAGAGCTTTGATGATGCCGTATTTTGCAGGCGAGTAGATCGCACTTTGGGCTGCTAGGATGAGCGTCAGAGCAAAGGCTACACCAAAAGCGCCCGCAAGATAGCTAAAAAGTACTGCAACACTAATAATAAGGCCAAAAATAGCACAAATTCTTATGACTTTTGTCTTTGAGAATTTATCATTTATAAAGCTTGACGGCGAGAATAAAAATATAAAAGGAAATAAAATCATTGCATTTATAACTGCTGTTAATATAAAAAGTATGTCACCATCGTATGTTTTTAAAAGAACATTTTGTATAGTGATTTTATGTGCCAGATCGACGCTTGCATTTAAAAATGCGATTGCAAGGTAGGGCAAAAAGCCAGCAACTTTTAATAAACTCATCATAGAAATACCTTTGTGATTTTAAAAATTTTGTAAATCTAACAGCAAAATATTTAAAATATTATTAATAAAAAACTCTACATTAAATTTGGCAATAAAAATTTTTAAAAAATTTAAATTTTATATGCTTTTGGATAAAATCACGCAATCAAAAAATTAGGAAAATTTTATCATGAACTATGAAATAATCGTCGTTGGCGGCGGACATGCAGGCATTGAGGCAAGTCTTGCGGCTGCTAGAATGGGCAAGCAAACTTTACTTATCACGATCTTAGCCGAGCAAATAGGCGCTGCAAGCTGTAATCCAGCCATCGGAGGCCTTGCAAAGGGGCATCTTGTAAAAGAGATCGACGCGCTTGGTGGTCAAATGGGGCTTACAACTGACGCTGTTGGCATCCAGTTTCGCGTGCTAAATGAGAGCAAAGGCCCAGCAGTACGTGGTAGCCGCGCTCAGATAGATATGGATAGATACCGCGTTTATATGAGAAATTTGCTTTTAAACACTCCAAATTTAGAAATTTCTCAAGAGATCGCCACTGAAATTTTAAGCGAAAATGGCGAAGTAACGGGCGTTAAAACCCACCTAAATAACATCTATAATGCAAAAAAGGTGATAATCACCACTG is a genomic window containing:
- a CDS encoding acyl-[ACP]--phospholipid O-acyltransferase, producing MMSLLKVAGFLPYLAIAFLNASVDLAHKITIQNVLLKTYDGDILFILTAVINAMILFPFIFLFSPSSFINDKFSKTKVIRICAIFGLIISVAVLFSYLAGAFGVAFALTLILAAQSAIYSPAKYGIIKALVGPERLGTANGIIQALTIVAILSSSFLFSFIFENLYIQGENSEEILKSVYPIGIFLVVFSALEAFFAYKLPYISETNEENDTFDLKRYISLSYLRENLKEVRSDKNIWLSIAGLSIFWGISQIIIAAFPAHYKAVFNDDSSLAVQAILAASAIGIAFGSYVAGSMSKLHIELGIVPMGAIGIFFSLLFFAFGSNIGVVSLSSFAFGFFGGIFIVPLNAMIQYFAPQKTTGKIMAANNFLQNVSMLLFLAIGIGLVYFKISTTGLFVFTALVCLIGSFYAILQLPHLFTRLLLLPFLKTKYRFFVEGLQNLPQSGGALLLGNHISWIDWLVLQAASPRGIRFVMYRTIYNKWYLKQIFKFFKVIPIGAGASKESIELVRECLKNGEVVALFPEGHISYNGQINEFQKGFELIIRDLEEICIVPFYLRGLWGSSFSRASKFYKDLTSKNGRRDIIVAFGKPITTFINAAKMKQKVLELSFSSWESFISRQKPLTSEWLNNAKESKFKECVSDSTGLNLSNLKFITAVLVFIKILKRELKDEKNIGILLPSSSIAAIVNMALLAMGKVSVNLNYTLNETSLNHALRKANINTVITSSKFLEKLALKGFDLKDAMSEKAKFAEDLSASVSKKEKFLALLTAFFAPVWLIKLCYFKRVSLEDTATILFSSGSEGEPKGIELSHKNLLANIKQISELLNFKKDDVILNSLPVFHSFGLTVTTLMPLCEGIKMVSVPDPTDGATIGKMAARHSASIIFGTSTFFRLYTRNKKLHPLMFQSARMVVAGAEKLKPEIKDEFRLKFGIEIYEGYGATETAPVAAVNMPNILEKESLKELTFNRPGSVGMPLPGTIIKIIDPETLEELETGEDGLIVIGGSQVMKGYLNDEAKTNDVITHIDGVRYYKTGDKGHIDENGFVFIVDRYSRFAKIGGEMISLGSVEEELAKVLGGDAIFSSANVPDSKKGEAIALLVKSGTEPKNLEQILKESSLAPIMMPSYIFIVDDIPTLASGKVDFKGVKALAVSLLAE